One window from the genome of Plasmodium relictum strain SGS1 genome assembly, chromosome: 12 encodes:
- the ISP3 gene encoding inner membrane complex sub-compartment protein 3, putative → MGNILCCINDLKNNKSNIDVLKNDNELYEDYDNWTLEGWIDKYEKGDVIKVAFPDGNEIQCHLKLYLKEKCFELSLDNKVRVINFNDINCILHRNNCESLLESEKNLLKSPKVIGIRLISTLKAIAFAMDSPGEARMFTEFIEKYCLNN, encoded by the coding sequence atgGGAAATATCTTATGTTGTAtcaatgatttaaaaaataataaatcaaacatagatgtattaaaaaatgacAATGAATTATATGAGGATTATGATAATTGGACTTTAGAGGGATGGAtagataaatatgaaaaaggAGATGTAATTAAAGTTGCTTTTCCAGATGGTAATGAAATTCAATGTCATTTAAAACTTTATTTAAAGGAAAAATGTTTTGAATTATCCTTAGATAATAAAGTTAGAGTTATAAATTTCAATGATATAAATTGTATACTACACAGAAATAATTGTGAATCTCTATTAGaatcagaaaaaaatttattaaaatctcCAAAAGTCATAGGAATCCGTTTAATCAGTACTCTTAAGGCTATTGCCTTTGCAATGGATAGCCCAGGAGAAGCAAGAATGTTTACTgaatttatagaaaaatattgtttaaataattaa
- a CDS encoding 60S ribosomal protein L29, putative, translating into MAKSKNHTNHNQNRKAHKNGIKKPKKFKFMSRKGLDPKFFKNQKYCLKGLLKKKRELKLKNKQESKN; encoded by the exons atGGCTAAGTCAAAAAATCACACAAATCATAACCAA aaCAGAAAAGCTCATAAAAATGGGATAAAGAAACCTAAAAAGTTTAAATTTATGTCACGTAAAGGG tTGGAtcctaaattttttaaaaatcagAAGTATTGTTTAAAAggattactaaaaaaaaaaagagaattaaaattaaagaataaaCAAGAATCGAAAAATTGA
- a CDS encoding biotin protein ligase, putative, whose protein sequence is MEEKILFQKSYPEYNAFRYHFDVLDSTQLYCKRNIKSFIENGKLKDNYMIIVSSNSQTNGIGTRDTKQNTDRLWLSEKGNIFTTFVFLWNKKDLKKASCLAQTSTVAISKTLEFYDLKAQIKWINDVLINNKKLAGCLVNLYFLDDTSLDDYVCIMVGIGMNVELLDDKDILNNNFTSIKKELEQNFNKLSSIPSVEDVMQKLIENFYLAIKQLYNEGFLSLLDYILPRLLYREKKVLIDQDNNQIIGYLKGLANDGSILLLNDKNQTINVNNGHLFPYEKN, encoded by the coding sequence atggaagaaaagatattatttcaaaaatctTATCCTGAATACAACGCATTTAGATATCATTTTGATGTATTAGATTCAACACAATTATATTGCAAgagaaatataaaatcatTTATTGAAAATGGAAAGTTAAAGGATAATTATATGATTATTGTCAGCTCTAATTCTCAAACAAATGGAATTGGGACAAGAGATACGAAACAGAATACCGATAGATTGTGGCTATCTGAAAAGggaaatatatttacaacTTTTGTTTTCCTATGgaataaaaaagatttaaagAAAGCTAGTTGTTTAGCTCAAACTTCTACTGTCGCAATTAGCAAAACATTGGAATTTTATGATTTAAAAGCTCAAATAAAATGGATAAATGatgttttaattaataataaaaaacttGCTGGTTGTCttgttaatttatatttcttagATGATACTTCATTAGATGATTATGTATGTATAATGGTAGGAATAGGAATGAATGTAGAATTATTAGATgataaagatatattaaataataattttacatcaattaaaaaggaattagaacaaaattttaataaactcAGTTCAATTCCATCAGTAGAAGATGTTATGCAAAAattaattgaaaatttttatttagctATTAAGCAGTTATACAATGAAGGATTTTTATCACTCTTAGATTATATATTACCACGCCTTCTATATAGAGagaaaaaagtattaatAGATCAAGATAATAATCAAATTATTGGATATTTAAAGGGGCTAGCTAATGATGgatctattttattattaaatgacAAAAATCAAACTATTAATGTAAATAATGGGCATTTATTTccttatgaaaaaaattag
- a CDS encoding OPA3-like protein, putative: protein MIPFFKIGIVLIRQVSKPISGYIKKKAIENKKFKSICIYCGKKYYFFEQYIQKKFYNSNTTNVNYSSFISENKSVNVGSEILGETIIFLIAALIIVAEYKRNSLKEAKKELILNHKLDTLRLQVKELQRENDEIMKIVFPNKKNVRDKRNFEIVHTNLFKDIYNKVMGKSKEITNNEENRNKDEIKKIKDS from the coding sequence atgattcctttttttaaaataggaATTGTTTTAATCAGACAAGTAAGTAAACCTATATCtggttatataaaaaaaaaagcaatagaaaataaaaaatttaaaagtatatgtatatattgcggaaagaaatattatttttttgaacaATATATacagaaaaaattttataattcaaATACAACGAATGTTAATTATAGTTCTTTTATCAGTGAAAATAAATCAGTTAATGTAGGAAGTGAAATTCTAGGTGAGACTATTATTTTTCTGATTGCAGCATTAATCATTGTTGCAGAGTATAAGAGAAATAGCTTGAAAGAAGCAAAAAAggaattaatattaaatcaTAAATTAGATACATTAAGATTGCAAGTAAAAGAATTACAAAGAGAAAATGAcgaaattatgaaaattgtttttccaaataaaaaaaatgttcgAGATAAGAGAAACTTTGAGATAGTACATACAAATCTTTTTAaagatatttataataaagttATGGGTAAATCAAAAGAAATAacaaataatgaagaaaatagaaataaagatgaaattaaaaaaataaaggacTCATAA
- a CDS encoding pyridoxal 5'-phosphate synthase, putative, producing MKRNFFIKTYKCFRSRNNIYIFNLLNFLKFKLNDSIIYANKKFAISKKKNNILKINKMEITYLSQALAQTIDNELMSEEIGYTTEQLMEMSGLSISQIIFKEYNISKFSKILICCGPGNNGGDGLVAARHLKEFGYDVTINYPKENNKILFKRLLKLLEHYEIEILKDITQSELNKYDLIIDSIFGFSFKGEPRKPFDDLIQMINNSKKPVVSIDVPSGSQIDSGDTCSLCIDSEMNISLMLPKQGLKNYKKKHYLGGRFLPNSIIKKYNLKVPQFSGYNSFVLL from the exons atgaaaaggaatttttttataaaaacatacaaatgtTTTAGATCTCgcaataatatatatatttttaatcttcttaattttttaaaatttaaattaaatgatagTATTATCTAtgctaataaaaaatttgcaatttccaaaaaaaaaaataacattttaaaaataaataaaatggaaataact tatTTGTCTCAAGCTTTAGCACAAACTATAGATAATGAATTGATGTCAGAGGAAATAGGATACACAACTGAGCAATTAATGGAAATGTCTGGTTTATCAATAtctcaaataatttttaaagagTATAACATTTCGAAATTctctaaaattttaatttgctGTGGTCCTGGTAATAATGGAGGAGATGGTCTAGTTGCAGCACGCCATTTAAAGGAATTTGGATATGATGTTACTATAAATTAtccaaaagaaaataataaaatattatttaaa agatTACTAAAGCTATTAGAACATTATGAAATTGAAATTTTGAAAGATATAACACAAAGtg aattaaataaatacgATTTAATTATAGACTCTATTTTTGGTTTTAGCTTTAAAGGAGAACCAAGAAAACCCTTTGATGATTTAATTCAA ATGATTAACAATTCTAAAAAACCAGTAGTTTCAATTGATGTCCCTTCAGGTTCTCAAATTGATTCAG GTGATACATGTAGCCTCTGTATTGATTCTGAAATGAACATTTCATTAATGTTACCTAAACAaggattaaaaaattataagaaaaaacatTACTTAGGAGGAAGATTTTTACCAaa ttctataattaaaaaatataatttaaaggTCCCTCAATTCTCAG gATATAACTCGTTTGTTTTGCTTTAG
- a CDS encoding bax inhibitor 1, putative, translating to MDFLKQIRKRQNDIKISNIFNFSPLTNEEKNHLIKVYGLLALGTMITAFSCYFDIYFIRIPRFLASMISLICSFALAWSCNSHHDLVSTSKKRLLYFGGISSSIGILISDYISYVNYLNPSILPLAFFGSLSIFCCFSLAAIFSKNRISLFLGAVLCAVCSYVTLISFMNFFIRSKFIDTTLLYIGFFMYMGFVLFDTQITLFDFRRGNKDYIMHSICLYLDLVGLFTHLLRILSQKEEEKKKN from the exons atggaTTTCCTCAAACAAATAAGAAAACGacaaaatgatataaaaatatcgaatattttcaatttttcacCATTAAcgaatgaagaaaaaaaccATTTAATTAAAGTATATGGGCTTTTAGCATTAGGAACAATGATAACTGCGTTTAGCTGTTACTttgatatttattttataagaaTCCCAAGATTTCTAGCCTCTATGATTAGCTTAATATGCTCCTTTGCACTGGCTTGGTCATGTAATTCTCATCATGATTTAGTTTCTACATCAAAAAAGAGATTACTGTATTTCGGTGGTATATCATCTTCTATTGGAATTTTAATTAGTGATTATATCAGTTAtgttaattatttaaatcctTCAATACTTCCTCTAGCTTTTTTTGGTAGTTTATCGATATTTTGTTGCTTTTCTCTGGCAgctatattttcaaaaaatag gATTTCACTATTTTTGGGAGCTGTCTTATGTGCTGTATGTTCTTACGTTAcgttaatttcttttatgaACTTTTTTATAAGATCAAAATTTATTGATACaacattattatatattggATTCTTTATGTATATGGg GTTTGTGTTGTTTGATACTCAAATTACTTTATTCGATTTTCGTAGAGGAAATAAGGATTATATc atGCATTCCATTTGTCTCTATTTAGATTTAGTTGGATTATTTACACATTTATTAAGAATTTTAAGTCagaaagaagaagaaaaaaaaaaaaattaa
- the RPL27 gene encoding 60S ribosomal protein L27, putative — translation MGKLLKPGKVVIILNGRRAGKKAVVINTVETQTRERPYSYCLVAGIEKHPLRVTKNMPKKKIIKRSKVKAFIKYINVNHILPTRYQVANDFDIKSLASDEVLRSKNKKREVKKLGKIFRDKFLEPINKKTGEVSKDISFLHKKLYF, via the exons atgggGAAATT atTAAAACCAGGAAAAGttgttataatattaaatggTCGTAGAGCAGGAAAAAAGGCAGTAGTAATAAATACAGTTGAAACTCAAACAAGAGAAAGACCATATAGCTATTGCTTAGTAGCAGGAATAGAAAAACATCCATTAAGAGTTACGAAGAATAtgcctaaaaaaaaaatcataaaaagaTCTAAAGTGAAagcttttattaaatatattaatgttAATCATATTCTTCCAACAAg aTATCAAGTAGCCAATGACTTTGACATTAAAAGTTTAGCTTCTGATGAAGTTCTAagatcaaaaaataaaaagagagAAGTTAAAAAATTAGGAAAAATTTTTAGAGATAA ATTTTTAGAGCCAattaataagaaaacagGAGAAGTTTCTAAAGACATTTCATTTTTgcacaaaaaattatacttcTAA
- the FCP gene encoding FYVE and coiled-coil domain-containing protein, putative has product MGNSTENDCYITPSTSFNGDAENENEKKFFWVPDEEVTKCYSCNVFFNVRIRKHHCRACGNVFCSNCSDNKLKISEYYYAEKVRVCDKCFMERSSPQTLLLQEDLGARKQINQDLKKALSEKMAIVERFKTFLIEFDSEILNNNDYSEESTDIISLLKRGEKGLKILNNKIKNYDVIIEKQKNELEQLKKEKEQKVELNKVLNLKNQEILQKNMNIKSLVKEKNELILVKEESESIIESYKKQVEKLIIRCNKLELEKKNRNKSETYNNYSFNKESNTTSSSHFQNSFNMPTNEMCISYTVADGPSENVEENCCNRCQRRMCSIM; this is encoded by the coding sequence atgggCAATTCTACAGAGAACGATTGTTATATAACGCCATCAACATCTTTTAATGGAGATgcagaaaatgaaaatgaaaaaaagtttttctGGGTTCCCGATGAAGAAGTAACTAAATGTTATAGTtgtaatgttttttttaatgtaagaATAAGAAAACATCATTGTAGAGCATGTGGAAATGTATTTTGCTCAAATTGTTCTGATAATAAACTTAAAATTAGCGAATATTATTATGCAGAAAAAGTTCGAGTATGTGATAAATGTTTTATGGAAAGATCATCTCCTCAAACATTACTATTGCAAGAAGATCTAGGAGCaagaaaacaaataaatcaagatttaaaaaaagctTTAAGTGAAAAAATGGCAATTGTAGAAAGATTTAAAACCTTTTTAATAGAATTTGATagtgaaatattaaataacaaTGATTACTCAGAAGAATCAACTGATATAATTTCTCTATTAAAAAGAGGAGAAAAAggattaaaaatattgaataataaaataaaaaattacgatgtaattattgaaaaacagaaaaatgaattagaacaattaaaaaaggaGAAAGAACAAAAAgttgaattaaataaagtgttaaatttaaaaaatcaagagattttacaaaaaaatatgaatattaaaAGTCTTGTAAAGGAAAAAAACGAATTAATATTAGTTAAGGAAGAATCAGAAAGTATTATTGAATCATATAAGAAGCAAGTAGAGAAATTAATTATAAGATGCAACAAACtagaattagaaaaaaaaaatagaaataaaagtgaaacttataataattattcttttaataaagaaagtAATACAACTTCTAGTTCTCATTTTCAAAATTCCTTTAACATGCCGACAAATGAAATGTGTATATCATATACAGTAGCAGATGGCCCAAGTGAAAATGTAGAAGAAAACTGTTGTAATCGTTGTCAAAGAAGAATGTGTTCCATTatgtaa
- a CDS encoding ubiquitin carboxyl-terminal hydrolase, putative encodes MLKKKIWVPIESNPDSMYLYSCKLGQSKLKFLDIYGFHKELLDMIPKPVHAIIFLYPINEKLNENNSKDGNMKQNIDSIWFIKQNIRNSCGTIALLHLHSNLRNKFLLDKDSIADNFFNKVKEMTPDERAKEFENTKSFELLHHEFAGEDLGIEKIVDVDTHFIVFLEIDNHVIELDGRKSQPIIHCSTTPDNFLYDAGDIIQKNFIEKCSNDNRFSALAVVSNDNI; translated from the exons atgttaaaaaaaaaaatttgggTACCTATAGAATCAAATCCTGATTCtatgtatttatattcttGTAAGCTTGGGCAATCAAAGTTGAAatttttagatatatatGGATTTCATAAGGAATTATTAGATATg atACCTAAACCAGTTCACgctataatatttttatatccgATAAATGAAAAG cTTAAcgaaaataattcaaaagaTGGAAATATGAAACAAAATATTGATAGCATATGGTTTATTAAACAA aatATTCGTAATTCATGTGGTACAATTGCTCTTTTGCATTTACATAGTAATTTAAGAAATAAGTTCCTGTTAG atAAGGATTCAATCgctgataatttttttaataaagttaAAGAAATGACTCCAGATGAAAGAGCAAAG gaATTCGAAAACACCAAAAGTTTTGAATTGTTGCATCATGAATTTGCTGGAGAAGATTTAGGCATAGAAAAAATAGTCGat GTTGATACACATTTCATTGTTTTCTTAGAAATTGATAATCATGTAATTGAACTA GACGGAAGAAAAAGCCAACCGATTATTCATTGCTCTACAACTCCCGATAATTTcttatat gaTGCAGGAGATATTATACAAAAgaattttatagaaaaatgcTCTAATGATAACAGATTTTCAGCATTAGCAGTGGTGtcaaatgataatatttaa
- a CDS encoding apicoplast ribosomal protein S10 precursor, putative, translating into MSFYIFIIFLTINYSYNIGNSFKLKPKINITFFNGCKKYTLKKTSKLYNNLEKVNNDLKKEDIIKKWSENYHLRIVLNSYFSDHLQKAVLNIKEKISQYPQFHIAGPIPQKTIKKRFTFLRSPHVDKDSREQFEIKQYGCKLDIYLNSSITLKNSEFVNFLSVKLPRFVGFEYYFEENYKGLTKKEINDLKKKKYVSKYYTNIFNSKEKKKYVDLLLENSKYMNVKLPRNFYDLYKYPLEILRHFYKKTMEKKKWYHENEELMKKIESLSYD; encoded by the exons ATGAgcttttacatttttataatttttttaacaataaattattcatataatatcggtaattcttttaaattaaaaccTAAAATCAacattactttttttaacggatgtaaaaaatatactttaaaaaaaacctcaaaactttataataat ttagaaaaagtaaataacgatttaaaaaaagaagatataataaaaaaatggagTGAAAATTATCATTTGAGAATTGTAttaaattcatatttttctgATCATCTACAAAAGGCagttttaaatataaaagaaaagataaGTCAATATCCCCAGTTTCATATTGCTGGGCCTATTCCTCAAAAGACAATAAAAAAGAG atttacttttttaagaTCACCACATGTTGATAAAGACAGTAGAGAACAATTTGAAATAAAACAATATGGTTGTAAATTAGATATTTACTTAAATTCTTCCATTACTTTGAAGAATTCAGAGT ttgtaaattttttatcagTTAAATTACCAAGATTCGTTGGTTTTGAATATTATTttgaagaaaattataaaggattaacaaaaaaagaaattaatgatctaaaaaaaaaaaaatatgttagcaaatattatacaaatatatttaattcgaaagaaaaaaaaaaatatgtagatttattattagaaaattcaaaatatatgaatGTGAAATTACCAAGAAACTTTTATGATTTGTACAAATATCCATTAGAAATATTAcgtcatttttataaaaa AACAatggaaaaaaagaaatggtaccatgaaaatgaagaattaatgaaaaaaatagaatctCTTTCATATGATTAA